One window of the Camelina sativa cultivar DH55 chromosome 1, Cs, whole genome shotgun sequence genome contains the following:
- the LOC104793644 gene encoding L10-interacting MYB domain-containing protein-like, with amino-acid sequence MTPRASWQPEYHRKFVDLCFEKKALGHLPGMEHILTPFGKETGTRFTINQLKNHYDTMLKKWKVWLRLVQCSDMKWDPQTKMFGATDQDWANYLLVHPEARPYQWEWPPLYFEKLEVIFAGVNIDGEGTSGSRKRKHRYEENDTGSAASNIGHPRYIWSSSSSHDIFVELCFQESSKTSLNGSYPKETWDMMVETINRETGENYTPRQLKNHWFSTMQNWRVWCQTVGAPILKWDANTGKFGATNDDWENFLKGNPKGSKYRWKPIPHAEKLATIYRGIEPGNAQPRTYRRRVIHHHSEAPQMHEPAPSSAVCINEPVTGGSDNIADNYENNVDEDHEPTPLIRLDLEDDVETVTPVCHRLNTELMENIPVDASTLVKKYEYTIPECMECLDAMDEVEKGSDLYMFALDLFMTKEHRQIFLLLKTSSFKMSWLLRRRYSG; translated from the exons ATGACACCGAGAGCCTCGTGGCAACCTGAATACCACAGAAAATTTGTGGATTTATGCTTCGAGAAGAAGGCGTTAGGGCATTTACCTGGAATGGAGCATATACTGACACCTTTTGGAAAAGAGACGGGAACGAGGTTCACCATAAACCAGCTTAAGAATCATTATGATACAATGCTCAAGAAGTGGAAGGTATGGTTAAGACTGGTTCAGTGCAGTGATATGAAATGGGATCCCCAGACAAAAATGTTTGGTGCCACTGATCAAGACTGGGCCAACTATTTACTG GTGCATCCTGAGGCTCGGCCGTATCAGTGGGAGTGGCCTCCATTGTATTTCGAGAAACTAGAGGTTATCTTTGCAGGTGTTAACATAGATGGTGAGGGTACTTCAGGTAGCAGAAAAAGGAAGCATCgttatgaagaaaatgatacTGGAAGCGCCGCGTCTAACATAGGCCATCCTCGGTATATATGGTCGTCGTCCTCATCACATGATATTTTTGTCGAGTTATGTTTCCAAGAGTCATCAAAAACCAGCCTTAACGGAAGTTATCCAAAGGAGACTTGGGATATGATGGTCGAGACGATCAATCGGGAAACAGGAGAAAACTACACACCAAGGCAGCTCAAGAACCACTGGTTTAGTACAATGCAAAACTGGAGGGTATGGTGTCAAACTGTTGGCGCTCCCATCTTGAAGTGGGATGCCAATACAGGCAAGTTTGGAGCAACCAACGATGACTGGGAGAACTTCTTGAAG GGTAATCCTAAAGGTTCAAAATACAGATGGAAACCCATCCCTCACGCTGAGAAACTAGCAACCATCTACAGAGGTATCGAACCTGGAAATGCTCAACCCCGTACTTATCGCAGGAGAGTGATCCATCACCATTCTGAAGCACCACAGATGCATGAACCAGCTCCCTCATCAGCAGTCTGCATAAACGAGCCAGTCACAGGAGGAAGTGACAATATAGCTGATAATTATGAGAACAATGTTGACGAGGATCATGAGCCTACTCCACTGATTAGGTTAGACTTGGAGGATGATGTTGAAACTGTAACTCCGGTATGCCACAGGCTCAATACCGAGCTGATGGAGAATATTCCGGTGGATGCATCGACATTGGTCAAGAAATACGAGTATACCATTCCGGAATGCATGGAGTGTTTAGACGCCATGGATGAGGTTGAGAAAGGCAGTGATCTTTACATGTTTGCTTTGGACTTGTTTATGACGAAGGAGCACAGACAGATCTTCTTGCTGTTGAAGACCTCAAGTTTCAAGATGTCTTGGCTGCTTCGACGTCGATACAGTGGCTAA